One segment of Tamlana crocina DNA contains the following:
- a CDS encoding DUF4625 domain-containing protein: MIKSSFKFLAMAAFVGLSFQSCSNDDDSVSLNAPVISNFEFGEGSTHSTDPVAYKGSDIHLEAEINAEATVKSISLSIHSHDLTPGEGEVEWDYEMVYTDSKYLVINPEFHEHVDVPSNIPAGEYHVELVVTDELGNSTEIDGHINIMDPIAISDVSIDATVARGSDFHAEFMIDAVHGIHNITVDVHAHGLTPGDGEVEWDFEQIFDGDKYHGKTEVEFHEHIDVPATAPAGEYHIEFTVEDEEGNTTSFDAHIDVTA; encoded by the coding sequence ATGATTAAATCAAGTTTTAAATTTTTAGCAATGGCCGCTTTTGTGGGCCTAAGTTTCCAATCTTGTAGTAATGACGACGACAGTGTGTCGTTAAATGCTCCTGTAATTTCAAATTTCGAATTCGGTGAGGGCAGCACACATTCTACCGATCCAGTAGCTTACAAAGGCAGCGACATCCATTTAGAGGCCGAAATAAATGCCGAAGCTACCGTTAAAAGCATTTCACTTTCCATCCATTCGCACGATTTAACACCCGGTGAAGGAGAAGTAGAGTGGGATTACGAAATGGTTTATACAGACAGTAAATATTTGGTTATAAACCCTGAGTTTCATGAGCATGTAGATGTACCCAGTAACATTCCTGCCGGAGAATACCATGTAGAGTTGGTGGTTACAGACGAACTAGGAAATAGCACCGAAATAGATGGGCACATTAATATTATGGATCCTATTGCCATAAGCGATGTTTCTATTGATGCAACTGTAGCAAGAGGTTCCGATTTTCATGCCGAATTTATGATTGACGCTGTGCACGGTATTCATAACATTACGGTTGATGTTCATGCCCACGGTTTAACCCCTGGTGACGGAGAAGTGGAATGGGACTTCGAACAAATTTTTGATGGTGATAAATACCACGGAAAAACAGAAGTAGAGTTCCACGAGCACATTGATGTTCCTGCAACGGCTCCTGCCGGCGAATACCATATTGAATTTACCGTTGAAGACGAAGAGGGTAACACCACGTCTTTCGATGCCCACATTGATGTAACGGCGTAA
- a CDS encoding acyl-CoA dehydrogenase encodes MQGLNELCLGKETFSEEILNWISENKLWNIWLPKSHGGLECTLGEGLQKLRKLSKADGSLGWTVTLCSGANFFFGNLKKDVADIIFLNSNEPVCFGGSGGVFGTAEKQGEGYIISGTWKYATGAPHLSHFTLNAKITENGQTLKNEDGTDVVRSFVMSREAVEIIPDWNAMGLKATATHSFQVKEKWVHHEYSFLYNEVYHDASIFKIDFSVFADVTLWVNYIGMADGFFNEAKTVQPHITLLEDLESAIAAADNALNKYVIQIEETVNSGGDFSGKWVAKIHNDASNSVKALSKAIIELFPMLGIRACNENENINRIFKDYFTATQHRNFTR; translated from the coding sequence ATGCAAGGGCTTAACGAGTTGTGTTTGGGAAAAGAGACGTTTTCGGAAGAAATCTTGAATTGGATTTCTGAGAATAAACTCTGGAACATTTGGTTGCCCAAATCGCATGGTGGATTGGAGTGTACTTTAGGTGAAGGATTGCAGAAACTGCGTAAACTCTCGAAAGCCGATGGCAGTTTGGGGTGGACGGTCACACTGTGCAGCGGTGCTAACTTTTTCTTCGGAAATTTAAAAAAAGATGTTGCCGATATCATTTTTTTGAATTCCAATGAACCGGTTTGTTTTGGTGGCAGTGGCGGTGTTTTTGGTACAGCTGAAAAACAAGGCGAAGGCTATATCATTTCAGGAACTTGGAAATATGCTACTGGCGCTCCACATTTGTCGCATTTTACTTTGAATGCCAAAATTACAGAAAACGGACAAACATTGAAAAACGAAGACGGAACAGATGTGGTACGTTCGTTTGTAATGAGCCGGGAAGCAGTTGAAATCATTCCAGATTGGAACGCCATGGGGCTTAAAGCTACGGCTACCCATTCTTTTCAGGTGAAAGAGAAATGGGTGCACCATGAATATAGTTTTTTGTATAACGAAGTGTATCATGATGCGTCTATTTTCAAAATCGATTTTTCGGTATTTGCCGATGTAACCCTTTGGGTAAATTATATTGGAATGGCCGATGGTTTCTTTAATGAAGCTAAAACTGTCCAGCCGCATATAACACTATTGGAGGATTTAGAAAGTGCCATTGCTGCAGCCGATAATGCATTAAATAAGTATGTGATTCAAATTGAAGAAACTGTTAATTCTGGCGGTGACTTTTCAGGAAAGTGGGTGGCCAAAATACATAATGATGCTTCAAATTCGGTAAAAGCACTTTCAAAAGCCATTATAGAACTCTTCCCCATGTTAGGCATTCGGGCGTGTAATGAAAACGAAAATATAAATCGCATTTTTAAGGATTACTTTACCGCAACTCAGCACCGAAATTTTACGAGATAG
- a CDS encoding lysophospholipid acyltransferase family protein, with amino-acid sequence MKIFKYIFWTLYRIWFYILVVLPIIVLFPVLLISILKESWYPFFFRLARFWAKFILTGMGFVYKIERNQTPEKGKSYMFIANHTSMADIMLMLVSVKNPFVFVGKKELAKIPLFGFFYKRTCIMVDRSSPKSRQAVFLRAQRRLKSGLSICIFPEGGVPEEHILLDEFKDGAFRLAINHQIPVVPITLADNKKRFSYTFFSGSPGRMRVKIHKFLSTEGLTIENTKVLNEKARGIIYQQLEQFGGKEIKKTALG; translated from the coding sequence ATGAAAATTTTTAAATACATTTTCTGGACACTTTACCGCATTTGGTTTTATATTTTGGTGGTATTGCCCATTATCGTATTGTTTCCGGTGCTTTTAATTTCCATTTTAAAGGAATCCTGGTACCCGTTCTTTTTTAGGTTGGCTCGTTTTTGGGCCAAATTCATTTTAACGGGAATGGGCTTTGTTTATAAAATTGAGCGCAACCAAACGCCCGAAAAAGGTAAAAGCTATATGTTTATTGCCAACCATACCTCAATGGCCGATATCATGCTGATGCTGGTTTCGGTTAAAAATCCGTTTGTGTTTGTGGGCAAAAAGGAACTGGCTAAAATCCCGCTGTTTGGCTTCTTTTATAAGCGAACCTGCATTATGGTAGATCGTTCTTCGCCAAAAAGCAGACAGGCCGTGTTTTTACGAGCCCAACGCCGACTCAAATCGGGGCTGAGTATCTGTATTTTTCCCGAAGGAGGTGTGCCAGAAGAGCATATCTTACTGGATGAATTTAAAGATGGCGCCTTTAGGCTGGCCATAAATCACCAAATACCTGTTGTGCCCATAACGTTGGCCGACAATAAAAAACGGTTTTCGTATACTTTTTTTAGCGGTAGCCCCGGACGGATGCGTGTAAAAATCCATAAGTTTTTATCAACGGAAGGGTTGACTATTGAAAACACCAAAGTGCTGAATGAAAAGGCTAGAGGTATTATCTATCAGCAATTGGAGCAATTTGGGGGTAAAGAAATAAAAAAAACTGCTCTAGGGTGA
- the pnuC gene encoding nicotinamide riboside transporter PnuC, translating to MMTDLFSQLTLLQWIGTSFGVVQVLLARKNNINNYLFGIVSILISLWVLYKSKLYADILLNLYYLVMSIYGWFYWKLGKQNTEAPISYSSTKEHGIALGIVAGCFSLMAYWLTQHTDSDVPIWDAIVVAFAWAGMWLMAKRKIENWLYLNISNFISVPLLIYKELYVYAGLTTFLFIVAVSGYFKWKNILDNKKQEEHARA from the coding sequence ATGATGACTGATTTATTCTCCCAACTTACTTTATTGCAATGGATAGGCACATCCTTTGGCGTGGTACAAGTGCTTTTGGCCAGAAAAAATAATATCAACAACTACCTGTTTGGTATTGTTTCCATTTTAATCAGTCTTTGGGTGCTATATAAATCGAAATTATACGCCGATATTTTACTCAACCTTTACTACTTGGTGATGAGTATTTACGGTTGGTTTTATTGGAAATTGGGCAAGCAGAATACCGAAGCGCCCATTTCGTATTCCAGCACCAAAGAACATGGTATTGCATTGGGTATTGTAGCGGGCTGTTTTTCGTTGATGGCCTATTGGCTCACCCAACATACCGATTCCGATGTGCCCATTTGGGATGCCATTGTAGTGGCCTTTGCCTGGGCGGGTATGTGGCTCATGGCCAAACGAAAAATTGAAAACTGGTTGTATTTAAACATTAGTAATTTTATTTCGGTACCACTGCTTATTTACAAAGAATTGTATGTTTATGCAGGATTAACGACGTTTTTGTTCATAGTGGCCGTGTCTGGTTATTTTAAATGGAAGAACATTCTCGACAACAAAAAACAAGAAGAACATGCAAGGGCTTAA
- a CDS encoding TonB-dependent receptor, which produces MFQKTLSVWLFFSLFAMAFAQNTSSIEGFVLNATTHAPIEGASIKGNGLFAVSSSTGKFVLKNVKNNYCVVTISSLGYDTKTVHLKKYSESDNIKIFLDEKATALNEISLTGKSNQRKAQELPIISESISNEYLESNRENSLMQTLEKIPGISTINIGSGQSKPVIRGLGFNRVMVVQNGIKHEAQQWGNDHGLEIDQYNVNAINIIKGPASLMYGSDAIAGVVDILPSKTPGKNSFKGEVNLLGESNNDLFGVSTGMQARKNKWFYKARLTYRDYGDYKVPTDRINYENYIFELHDNNLRNTAGREVSASFNVGYTMKNITSETAFSNVNSKNGFFANAHGLEVRNSNIDYDSSSRDIDLPFHETNHFKVTNNTKIKLNQHTLLIDLGFQNNHRSENSEPVPHGYMPKPNNSKERIFVKNTYSLNIKDDFNPNQNHHIVTGINVEHQNNNIGGWGFLIPNYKRFTIGGFAYSQLEINPNLHLLTGARYDFGIVKTEEHFDWFRSTVNNTDGTTSQVYLQRALNKTLDFGSFSGSVGLSYIQDKTNYKINIGKSFRMPLANELSSDGVNYHMYRFERGNLNLKPESSYQIDAEINHNANAFSINVSPFLNYFSNYIYLNPTPNYYETLQIYEYTQAEVFRFGGELKASTTFFEKLNLQASAEYVYSRQTSGAKEGFTLPFSPPLSGILSASYQFNDVLFLDHPQFMADFKVAARQNEIVPPEEQTDGYQVLNLSFLTNAHLFNRNNTVKMRLKVNNVFNTKYFNHTSFYRLIDVPEAGRNISISLTIPF; this is translated from the coding sequence ATGTTCCAAAAAACGCTAAGCGTATGGCTGTTTTTCAGCCTTTTCGCCATGGCATTTGCACAGAACACTTCCAGTATTGAAGGTTTTGTGCTAAACGCTACCACACATGCACCTATTGAAGGTGCCTCTATTAAAGGAAACGGACTCTTTGCGGTTTCGTCTTCCACAGGAAAGTTTGTACTTAAAAATGTAAAGAACAACTATTGCGTTGTTACTATTTCCAGTTTGGGTTACGATACCAAAACCGTCCATTTAAAAAAGTATTCAGAATCAGATAACATTAAGATATTCTTGGATGAAAAGGCTACGGCGCTTAACGAAATCAGTCTCACAGGAAAATCTAACCAAAGAAAAGCCCAAGAACTTCCCATTATTTCTGAAAGTATTTCAAATGAATATTTAGAAAGCAACAGAGAAAACAGTTTGATGCAAACCCTCGAAAAAATACCTGGCATTAGTACCATAAATATTGGCTCTGGCCAATCGAAACCTGTCATTAGAGGGCTTGGATTTAACCGGGTTATGGTGGTTCAAAACGGGATAAAACACGAAGCGCAACAATGGGGCAACGACCACGGATTGGAAATAGACCAATACAACGTTAACGCAATAAATATAATTAAAGGTCCGGCATCTTTAATGTACGGTTCTGATGCTATTGCCGGGGTGGTGGACATTCTGCCGTCTAAAACTCCAGGAAAGAACAGTTTTAAAGGTGAAGTAAATCTATTAGGGGAAAGCAATAACGATTTGTTTGGTGTCTCCACAGGAATGCAAGCCAGAAAGAATAAATGGTTTTATAAAGCACGGCTTACCTACAGGGATTATGGCGATTATAAAGTGCCAACCGATAGGATAAACTACGAGAACTACATTTTTGAATTGCACGACAATAATTTAAGAAATACTGCCGGAAGAGAGGTGAGTGCTAGCTTTAATGTGGGTTATACAATGAAAAATATAACTTCGGAAACGGCATTTAGTAATGTCAATTCTAAGAATGGTTTTTTTGCCAATGCCCATGGTTTGGAAGTGCGCAATTCAAACATCGATTATGATAGCTCTAGCCGCGATATTGATTTGCCTTTTCATGAAACCAACCACTTTAAAGTTACCAACAATACCAAGATAAAACTTAACCAGCACACCCTTCTCATTGACTTGGGGTTTCAAAACAACCACAGGTCTGAAAACTCCGAACCTGTGCCGCATGGTTACATGCCAAAGCCAAACAATAGTAAGGAAAGAATCTTTGTAAAAAACACCTATAGCCTAAACATAAAAGATGATTTTAATCCCAACCAAAACCATCACATTGTAACGGGAATAAATGTAGAGCACCAAAATAACAACATTGGTGGCTGGGGTTTTTTAATACCCAATTACAAGCGCTTTACTATTGGCGGATTTGCATACTCACAATTGGAAATAAACCCTAATCTGCATTTGCTTACAGGTGCCCGTTACGATTTTGGCATAGTGAAGACCGAAGAACACTTTGATTGGTTTCGTTCTACCGTAAATAATACCGATGGCACCACATCGCAAGTTTATTTGCAACGTGCACTCAATAAAACATTGGATTTTGGAAGTTTTAGCGGCTCGGTGGGGTTAAGCTATATTCAAGATAAAACCAATTATAAAATCAATATTGGGAAAAGCTTTAGAATGCCTTTAGCAAACGAGTTGTCTTCAGATGGTGTAAATTACCACATGTACAGGTTCGAACGTGGTAATCTCAACCTCAAACCCGAATCGTCTTATCAAATAGATGCCGAAATAAACCATAATGCCAATGCGTTCAGCATTAATGTAAGTCCTTTTTTAAATTACTTCAGCAACTACATTTACTTAAACCCTACGCCGAATTATTACGAAACTTTACAGATTTACGAGTACACGCAAGCCGAGGTCTTTAGGTTTGGTGGCGAACTTAAAGCGAGCACCACTTTTTTCGAAAAACTAAACCTTCAAGCTTCTGCCGAATATGTCTATTCCAGACAAACCAGCGGAGCTAAAGAAGGGTTTACACTGCCTTTTTCTCCGCCACTGTCGGGTATATTGTCGGCCAGTTACCAATTTAACGACGTGTTGTTTTTGGACCATCCGCAATTTATGGCCGATTTTAAAGTGGCGGCACGGCAAAATGAAATTGTTCCCCCTGAAGAGCAAACCGACGGGTATCAAGTATTAAATCTTTCGTTTTTGACCAATGCCCATCTTTTTAATAGGAATAATACCGTAAAAATGCGGCTGAAGGTTAACAACGTTTTTAATACCAAATATTTTAACCATACCAGTTTTTACCGCTTAATAGATGTGCCTGAAGCTGGACGCAACATTTCCATATCCTTAACCATTCCTTTTTAA
- a CDS encoding sigma-70 family RNA polymerase sigma factor: MSLDQLIENCKTENTQAQSELYKLYSNKLFAVCLKYSRNYAEAEDNLQDAFLTIFEKIEQYKNKGSFEGWIKRVTVNTVLQRYRNEKVFDIINEESIEAVEVEVDEDSVSMDYLLRIIQELPDRYRLVFNLYVLDGYSHKEIAKMLNITVGTSKSNLARARQTLKQNIEKSTTIQRSQLL, translated from the coding sequence TTGAGTTTAGACCAACTCATAGAAAATTGTAAAACCGAAAATACTCAAGCGCAGAGCGAACTTTACAAATTGTATTCCAACAAATTGTTCGCCGTATGCTTGAAGTATTCAAGGAATTATGCCGAGGCGGAAGACAATCTGCAGGACGCATTTTTAACCATTTTCGAAAAAATTGAACAGTATAAAAACAAAGGTTCTTTTGAAGGCTGGATAAAACGTGTTACGGTAAATACCGTTTTGCAACGCTACCGTAACGAGAAAGTTTTCGATATCATTAATGAAGAAAGCATTGAAGCGGTAGAAGTTGAAGTTGACGAAGACAGCGTCTCAATGGACTATTTGTTACGGATTATCCAAGAATTGCCAGACCGCTACCGATTGGTTTTTAACCTCTATGTTTTGGATGGCTATTCGCATAAAGAGATTGCAAAAATGCTGAATATAACTGTGGGTACTTCCAAATCGAATTTGGCACGCGCCCGGCAAACTCTGAAGCAGAATATTGAAAAAAGTACAACAATACAGCGTTCACAATTATTATAA
- a CDS encoding acyl-CoA thioesterase produces MQAKTPKESLTILTDMVLPGETNPLNNLFGGELLARMDRAASIAARRHSRRIVVTASVNHVAFSRAVPLGSVVTVEAKVSRAFKTSIEVFIDVWIEDRESGKKTKANEAIYTFVAVDETGRPIAVPEVVPETDLEKERYAAALRRKQLSLLLAGKMKPNEATELKALFM; encoded by the coding sequence ATGCAAGCCAAAACACCCAAAGAATCGCTTACTATTTTAACCGACATGGTTTTGCCCGGCGAAACCAACCCCTTAAACAATTTGTTTGGTGGTGAACTTTTAGCCCGTATGGACCGTGCTGCCAGTATCGCTGCACGTCGCCATAGCCGCCGCATTGTGGTAACTGCCTCGGTAAACCACGTGGCGTTTAGCCGCGCAGTGCCTTTAGGAAGTGTGGTAACGGTTGAGGCGAAAGTATCTCGTGCTTTTAAAACCTCTATTGAAGTGTTTATCGATGTTTGGATAGAAGACCGCGAATCGGGCAAAAAAACCAAAGCCAACGAAGCCATTTACACTTTTGTAGCCGTTGATGAAACAGGTCGCCCAATTGCCGTCCCGGAAGTAGTTCCAGAAACCGATTTGGAAAAAGAACGCTATGCCGCGGCATTACGTCGCAAACAACTCAGTTTATTGTTAGCTGGAAAAATGAAACCGAACGAGGCCACCGAATTGAAAGCGTTATTTATGTAA
- a CDS encoding DUF4625 domain-containing protein gives MKRFKIYINLMFLAVLFTACSSSDSDEKDLEKPTITVNYDGGFPQGCQELQRGQTYTFKAMVTDNLSLASYSLDLHHNFDHHTHDDQVALCDLLPIKTAVNPLIYMENFSIDGDLQSYEIAVQITIPNDVDTGDYHCAYSVTDVTGWQSRTSIDVKIVD, from the coding sequence ATGAAACGATTTAAAATTTATATAAACCTAATGTTTTTGGCTGTGCTATTTACAGCTTGCTCAAGCAGTGATTCTGATGAAAAGGATTTGGAAAAACCAACCATAACCGTGAATTACGATGGCGGTTTTCCGCAAGGTTGCCAAGAACTACAGAGAGGTCAAACCTACACCTTTAAAGCCATGGTAACTGATAACTTGTCTCTGGCTTCGTACAGTTTGGATTTACACCACAATTTTGATCACCATACCCACGATGACCAAGTGGCATTATGTGACTTATTGCCCATTAAAACCGCAGTAAACCCATTAATTTATATGGAAAACTTTAGTATTGATGGCGATTTACAATCTTATGAAATAGCAGTGCAAATTACTATTCCAAACGATGTCGATACTGGTGATTACCATTGTGCCTATTCTGTTACCGATGTAACCGGTTGGCAAAGCAGAACATCAATCGATGTAAAAATTGTAGACTAG
- the dprA gene encoding DNA-processing protein DprA → MTENDLLYTLALQHVPNIGDITAKRLIAHCGSAEAVLKEKKQNLLKIDGIGSVTVSDLFKTHHLKEAEQELEFIKSNGIKVLYFQESDYPERLKHCIDGPILLFQAGNIDLKSQRVISIVGTRKITTSGIAFCESLIEQLVPYNPVIVSGFAYGTDITAHKAAMKNNLQTIGCLAHGLNQIYPKVHKKYMVEVEKNGGFFTDFWSTDKFDRNNFLKRNRVIAGLSEATIVIESAEKGGSLVTADIANSYNREVFAVPGRTTDSQSTGCNNLIKQQKAHMLTVPADIPYILNWELESKEKPAVQKQLFVELDDTEKAIYNFLKENEKEQLDMIAINCQIPIFKVASVLLNMELKGVVRPLPGKMFEVV, encoded by the coding sequence ATGACCGAAAACGACCTGCTTTACACTTTGGCCCTGCAACATGTACCCAATATTGGCGACATTACCGCAAAACGACTGATTGCGCATTGCGGATCTGCCGAAGCTGTTTTAAAGGAAAAGAAGCAAAATTTGCTAAAAATTGATGGCATTGGAAGCGTTACCGTGAGCGATTTGTTTAAAACCCATCATTTAAAGGAAGCCGAACAGGAATTAGAATTTATAAAATCTAACGGTATTAAAGTGTTGTATTTTCAGGAAAGTGATTATCCCGAAAGACTGAAACATTGCATCGACGGACCAATTTTACTGTTTCAGGCGGGGAATATCGATTTGAAAAGTCAGCGTGTCATCAGTATCGTTGGGACTCGGAAAATCACTACCAGCGGTATAGCATTTTGTGAAAGTTTGATAGAACAGTTGGTGCCTTATAATCCCGTAATTGTTTCTGGGTTTGCCTACGGAACTGATATTACGGCCCACAAAGCGGCGATGAAAAATAATTTGCAGACCATTGGTTGTTTGGCTCATGGCTTGAATCAAATCTACCCTAAAGTGCACAAAAAATACATGGTTGAGGTGGAGAAGAACGGTGGCTTTTTTACCGATTTTTGGAGCACCGATAAATTCGATCGTAACAACTTTTTAAAACGGAACCGGGTTATCGCCGGGTTAAGTGAGGCGACTATTGTTATTGAATCGGCCGAAAAAGGTGGAAGTTTGGTCACTGCCGATATTGCCAACAGTTATAACCGTGAAGTGTTTGCCGTTCCCGGAAGAACAACCGACAGCCAAAGCACGGGCTGTAACAATTTAATAAAGCAGCAAAAGGCACATATGCTAACAGTGCCTGCTGATATTCCGTATATTTTAAATTGGGAGTTGGAAAGCAAAGAAAAACCAGCCGTGCAAAAGCAGTTGTTTGTAGAGTTGGACGACACTGAAAAAGCCATTTACAATTTCCTAAAGGAAAACGAAAAGGAGCAATTGGACATGATCGCCATTAATTGCCAAATCCCCATTTTTAAAGTCGCCAGCGTACTGCTCAATATGGAACTGAAAGGTGTGGTGCGCCCGTTGCCAGGAAAAATGTTTGAGGTGGTTTAA
- a CDS encoding SPOR domain-containing protein, whose protein sequence is MQLETYISDLLYRYECVTIPEFGAFLTQRVSATIDEDSHTFYAPKKVLSFNEQIQKNDGLLANYIAEVEKIPFETANKKIEKRVRLLKSYLTQGETLTFKNIGDLVFNQEGKILFEPTYELNYLTDAFGLSQFETPSIAREEHKEVAESIEKVIPIGVTPEKRKTKPYLKYAAVALIALTLGGVAASNFYVNKIEQHNQMAQEEATKQLDTKIQQATFSLNPLPAATLNVTKQTGNYHIVAGAFRVVENCDKRVKQLKKLGYNARKIGVNKYGLHQVVYGSYETGKEALTAVRDIRKSHNKDAWILVKKLD, encoded by the coding sequence ATGCAACTAGAAACCTACATTAGCGACTTACTATATAGATATGAATGCGTTACCATTCCAGAGTTTGGCGCATTTTTAACACAAAGAGTATCGGCAACGATTGACGAAGACTCCCATACGTTTTATGCTCCTAAAAAAGTGCTTTCTTTTAATGAGCAAATTCAGAAAAACGACGGGCTTTTGGCCAATTATATTGCCGAAGTTGAAAAAATACCTTTTGAAACCGCCAATAAAAAGATTGAAAAACGCGTAAGACTCCTAAAATCTTACTTAACACAAGGCGAAACCCTGACATTTAAAAATATTGGCGATTTGGTTTTTAATCAGGAAGGAAAAATTCTTTTCGAACCAACATACGAGTTGAACTACCTTACCGATGCGTTTGGGCTATCGCAATTTGAAACGCCTTCCATTGCTCGTGAAGAACATAAAGAAGTTGCGGAAAGCATTGAAAAAGTAATCCCAATTGGTGTTACCCCAGAAAAACGCAAAACCAAACCATATTTAAAATACGCTGCTGTAGCATTAATCGCATTGACGCTTGGTGGTGTTGCTGCTTCAAACTTTTATGTGAATAAAATTGAACAGCATAACCAAATGGCCCAAGAGGAAGCCACAAAGCAGTTGGACACCAAAATTCAGCAAGCTACTTTTAGTTTAAATCCGTTGCCTGCCGCAACCCTAAACGTTACCAAACAAACCGGAAACTACCACATTGTAGCTGGCGCTTTTAGGGTTGTGGAAAATTGCGACAAAAGGGTAAAACAACTTAAAAAATTAGGCTACAACGCCCGAAAAATTGGTGTTAACAAATACGGACTGCACCAAGTAGTTTACGGAAGCTACGAAACGGGTAAAGAAGCTTTAACTGCTGTTAGAGATATTAGAAAATCGCACAACAAAGACGCTTGGATTTTAGTTAAAAAACTGGATTAA
- the trpS gene encoding tryptophan--tRNA ligase, with protein sequence MARILTGIQSTGIPHLGNILGAVMPAIELANDQNNESFFFIANMHTLTQIKDAETLRLNTYAVAATWLAFGLDFEKTVFYRQSDIPQVTELSWYLSCFFPYQRLTLAHSFKDKADRLEDVNSGLFTYPMLMAADILAYDAEFVPVGKDQLQHLEMTRDVASRFHSKMGETFVLPEAKIQENTKLVPGIDGEKMSKSRNNTINIFLADKKLRKQIMGIQTDSTPLEEPKDWKTCNCFAIYSLLANDDQIATMKANYENGNYGYGHAKQALFELIVEKFATERERYNHYMNNLNEVDDALAIGAEKAKLVADDVLKRVREKVGY encoded by the coding sequence ATGGCAAGGATACTTACAGGAATACAAAGTACAGGAATACCACATTTAGGCAATATTTTAGGCGCTGTAATGCCCGCAATAGAATTGGCTAACGACCAAAATAACGAGTCGTTTTTTTTTATTGCCAATATGCACACCCTAACGCAAATTAAAGATGCAGAAACACTGCGCCTTAACACTTATGCTGTGGCTGCTACTTGGCTGGCTTTTGGTTTGGATTTTGAAAAAACCGTGTTTTACAGGCAAAGTGATATTCCGCAAGTTACTGAGCTGTCGTGGTATTTAAGCTGTTTTTTTCCGTACCAACGTCTAACCTTGGCGCATAGTTTTAAGGACAAAGCCGACCGCTTGGAAGATGTTAATTCAGGCCTGTTCACCTACCCCATGCTTATGGCTGCCGATATTTTGGCTTACGATGCCGAATTTGTTCCTGTTGGAAAGGACCAGTTACAGCATTTGGAAATGACGCGCGATGTAGCTTCGCGTTTCCACTCCAAAATGGGCGAAACTTTTGTGCTTCCAGAAGCCAAAATACAGGAAAACACCAAATTGGTTCCCGGCATAGACGGCGAAAAAATGAGCAAAAGCCGTAACAATACCATCAATATTTTCTTGGCCGACAAAAAGTTGAGAAAACAAATAATGGGCATCCAAACCGATAGCACCCCACTTGAGGAGCCTAAAGATTGGAAAACCTGTAACTGTTTCGCCATTTATAGCCTATTGGCCAACGACGACCAAATAGCGACCATGAAAGCCAATTACGAAAATGGCAACTATGGTTATGGCCATGCCAAGCAAGCTTTATTTGAATTGATTGTTGAAAAATTTGCCACAGAACGCGAACGCTACAACCACTACATGAACAATCTCAACGAAGTGGATGATGCCCTAGCTATTGGAGCCGAAAAAGCAAAACTTGTGGCCGATGATGTGTTGAAACGTGTTCGAGAGAAGGTTGGGTATTAA